Genomic DNA from uncultured Desulfuromusa sp.:
ACCCCGAGTTACAATGACACCAACCTGGCAGCTCAGACCTTGTATAGCTATACCGTTGTCAGTTATGACTCTGCCGGCAATGTATCAGCTGAAAGTTCAGCCGTCGAAGTGACAACCCCCGAAGAGAGTTTTCAACTTGATCTCCGGATCAGCAATGGGTCTAACGATGTTGAGCAGTTGGAGTCTGGAGAGATTTTGTTCAACAGTTCCGATTTGGAGCTGGTCGATGATTTGACCGGAGGCGGCAATCAGACCGTTGGTTTACGCTTTACCGGCGTGGATATTCCCTATGGGGCTTATATTACCAATGCCTATCTTGAGTTTGAGACCGATGAAGCATATAGCGGAGCGACATCACTGGTTGTTCGCGTAGAGGATAGTGATGATGCGATAGCATTCAGTCAGACGGTCAACAATGTTTCATCCCGGTTATATGCAGTACCAGAAGTTCTTTGGGATAATGTCGAGGCCTGGTCAGCAGTGAATGGACACCATCAGACTCCAGACTTATCGAGTTTGCTTCAATCTGTAGTAGACCGTGCTGGTTGGGATGTTGGTGGGGCAATAGTGTTTGCGATCAGTGGAGAAGGTTTACGCACAGCAGAGTCTTACGAGGGCGAATCAGCCGCAGCACCTTTACTTCATGTGGAATATCGCATGGGTGTTAATTGATTAAATAATTCTTGTTTTTGGTCTGGCTATTGTTGTAACCTCTAGATAAATACTCTAGGACCTCAGATTTTTCTGTTGTTCATTTTTTCTCCCATACTTCACTCAAATAATGATTATAAATGAAATATAGATAAGTTATTAACGGGATTAATCTTATGTGGAAAAGTCTTAAATTGTTAAAGTGGAATCTTCAAGATAAATATGGAAGACTCCTCTACTATCAGTACTTTACAAGAGATTTACCCGGTACTTTCGGTGAACGAGTCCGGATGAAATTACTTTCAAAATATTTTGAAAGTTGCGGAGATCTTGTAATAATATATCAGGGTGTTAGATTCCGTGGGATCCATAAATTAAATGTTGGGAGCGGTGTGCATATTGGCGTTGATAATTTTATTCAAGCCTCAGGCGGGGTAACTCTTGGGGATGATGTTATGCTTGGACCAGGAGTAAAAATCTGGTCAGTGAATCATAAGAGCGACCGTTTGGATATTCCGATTTCTCAGCAGGGGTACGATTACAAATCTGTTCATATCGGTAGTGGAACATGGCTAGGAGCAAACGTATTTGTTATGCCAGGGGTAGATATACCCGAAGGATGTATAGTCAGTGCCGGTAGTGTCGTGGGAATCAAAAAATACCCTCCGTACTCAATTCTCGCTGGCAATCCATGTCGGGTTATCGGTACCAGAAAGCCTGACACTAAAAAATAAATCTTTTTGTCGCCTGATCTCGAAGAGTCTAATAGGCATGACAAATATTTTTAAAAATTGTAAATTCGTTAATGATATCCTGAGAGAATACAGCCTGCCTACTGGGGAAATTCAATTCATTAGCTTAACTTGGCAAATGGTCGGTTATCAGCAATTAAATAGCGATGAGTTGAAAAAGAAATCCCAATGGTCGATGTTTAAACAGTGTGATGCTTTTGAGCAGGAAGTCAAACAGCATGTCTTTTGAATTACCCTTTGAACGTTAATTTCATATGTCCTCTGTATCGCATATAAAGAACACATTTAAACATGCCCTTATATACGGTAGTGCCGGCCTGCTTGGGAAAGCGGTCGGCTTTGTCATGTTGCCGATATATTCGCACCACCTGCAAGCAGAAGGTTATGGCGTTATCGGCATGATCGATACGGTTCTGTCCCTCATGACTTTGATGATTGGCTATGGCATTGCCGGTGCTATGAACCGCTTTTATTATGAGTCTGATGATCCGGTTCGTCGTCGGACCGTTGTCTCAAGTACTATCATTCTGATGTTTTTTCTGGTTATTATTGTCACCACCCCCGTATTGTTGTTCAATAAACAGGTGGCCTGGCTCGCCTTCGGCAGGTCAGACTGGGGTCACTATATTATCCTTGCGGTTCTGGCATTCATAGCCAGTATGACATCTAAGAATGCCGAAAATTACATTCTTATCCAGCAGCGTTCTCTCTTTTTATCCTTAATTTCTCTTATACGCTTGGTATTCAGTTTGTCTTTGAATATCTATTTTATTGTGTATTTGCAGATGGGAGTCCTTGGTTACCTGTATGCCTCTCTGATCGATGCAGTACTTTACAGCATTTTTATGCACTTTTTTGCTCTGCGTGCAGTTGGTTTAGTATTTGA
This window encodes:
- a CDS encoding acyltransferase, giving the protein MWKSLKLLKWNLQDKYGRLLYYQYFTRDLPGTFGERVRMKLLSKYFESCGDLVIIYQGVRFRGIHKLNVGSGVHIGVDNFIQASGGVTLGDDVMLGPGVKIWSVNHKSDRLDIPISQQGYDYKSVHIGSGTWLGANVFVMPGVDIPEGCIVSAGSVVGIKKYPPYSILAGNPCRVIGTRKPDTKK
- a CDS encoding oligosaccharide flippase family protein, with translation MSSVSHIKNTFKHALIYGSAGLLGKAVGFVMLPIYSHHLQAEGYGVIGMIDTVLSLMTLMIGYGIAGAMNRFYYESDDPVRRRTVVSSTIILMFFLVIIVTTPVLLFNKQVAWLAFGRSDWGHYIILAVLAFIASMTSKNAENYILIQQRSLFLSLISLIRLVFSLSLNIYFIVYLQMGVLGYLYASLIDAVLYSIFMHFFALRAVGLVFDKGIAKEVLKFSMPMLPGYVAMFVRGNADRVLLRTFLGLHRLVFLKSYLSLLH